Part of the Kiritimatiellia bacterium genome, CGCCTGCACATCGTGCGGCATCGCGGGTTCAGCTTGAGTGACTGGAGTTCAGACGTGTGCTCTTCCGATCTTCCACGCCCCCGCTGCGTTATTCCACGTCTGCTCTGCGTCCGCCCGCGCCTGCGCTTCGTGCGCCCGCGCCGGGGCTTCGGTGCGGAAGGGCGTCGGGTCGGGCCCGAGGGGTCGGGGGCGGGTGGGGTGGGGGGGGTGGGGGGGGGGGGGGCGGAGCTGGCGGTGGCGCCGGGGCCGCAGCGGGCGCGGCTGCGGAGGCCTCGCTTTCCAAAACGAGAATCGGCTGGCCGACTCGGGCTTTGGCGCCTTCTTTGACCAAGACCTGGGCCACCACGCCGCCGGCCGGAGAGGGAATCTCGACGGTGGCTTTGCCCGTCTCCATTTCCAAAATCGGTTGGTCCGGCTTTACCGTGTCGCCGACTTTGACGAGCACGCGGACGACATCGCCGGTATCGACATTTTCGCCGAGCGAGGGGAGTTTGATTTCGATGGCAGCCATGTTCGTCTCCAGATCAATCGGTCAGAGGGTTCGGCTTGGACGGGTTGATGTCGAGTTGACGGATCGCCTGCGCGAGGACCTTCCGTTCCATCTGGCCGGCGCGGACCAGTTGGGTCAGGACCGCAAGCGTGATGTAGCGGGCGTCCACTTCAAAAAAGTCGCGAAGCTTCGCGCGCGTTTCGCTGCGGCCAAAACCTTCCGTGCCCAGGTTGTACATCGGCCGATTAACCCACCGCTGGATCGAATCCGGCAACATCTTGACATAATCGGAGGCGGCCACGATAACTCCCTCGGTGTTGTTCAGGCATTGGGAAACATAGGGGACTTTGGGCGGCTCCTCTGGATTGAGTAAATTAAACCGATCGGCTTCCATTGCGTCCCGCCGCAGTTCTTTGTAGCTGGTGACCGACCAAACGTCCGCCGCGACTCCGTAGGATTCAGCGAGCATGGCTTGTGCCTTCACGACCTCGTTGAGGATGGTGCCGCTTCCCAGAATTTGGGCCCGATACTTTGCGTTCCCAAGACTTGCCGGCTTGAAGAGGTACATGCCCTTGAGAATCCCCTCTTCGGCCCCTGTGGGCATCGGGGGCATCGCGTAATTTTCATTATAAAGAGTGAGGTAGTAAAAAATGCTTTCGCCGTTGACGTACATACGGCGGATGCCTTCCCGGATGATGACCGCCATTTCATAGGCATAGGCAGGGTCGTAACTCATCAGGTTCGGCACCGGGTAGGCGAGCAGGTGGCTGTGGCCGTCCTGATGTTGCAGTCCCTCGCCGTTGAGCGTGGTTCGACCTGCCGTGCCCCCCAGCAGGAAGCCGCGGCAGCGACTGTCGCCCGCGAGCCAGACCAGGTCGCCGACCCGCTGCATTCCGAACATGGAGTAGTAGATGTAGAAGGGGATCGTATTGACGCCGTGATTGGCGTACGCTGTGCCGGCGGCAATAAATGAACTGATCGAACCGGCCTCGTTGATGCCCTCCTCGAGGATCTGTCCGTCCTTGGCCTCCTTGTAGTAAAGGAGACTCTCCGCATCGACAGGCTCGTACAGTTGCCCAACGTGCGAATAGATCCCGATCTGCCGGAACAGGGATTCCATGCCAAATGTGCGGGCCTCATCGGGAACGATGGGGACGATCAGCTTTCCGACATGGGGATCTTTTACAATCTTCGAGAGCAGCCGAACGAAGGCCATCGTGGTGGAAACCTCGCGGCCTTCTGTGCCTTTCGCGAATTCGGCGAAGACGTCGTCTTCGGGCATCGTGATGGGTTTGGCGCGGACCGTTCGCTTGGGCAGGAAGCCGCCGAGGGCCCGCCGCCTTTCCATCAGGTACTTCATTTCGAGGCTGTCCTTGGCGGGCCGGTAGAAGGGAGCAGACGCGATATCGTCCTCGGAGATCGGGATGTCGAATCGGCGACGGAATTCACGCAGCTCTTCTTCATTGAGCTTCTTCTGCTGGTGCGTGATGTTTTTGCCCTCGCCAGCCTCGCCGAGACCATATCCCTTGATCGTGCGCGCGAGGATTACGCTTGGCGCGCCCTTGTGGTTCACGGCGGCGCGATAGGCCGCGTAGATTTTTTCTGGATCATGTCCGCCCAGGCGCAGCCTGGTGAGCTGCTCGTCGCTCAGGTGTTCAACGAGCTTCAAGGTCTCCGGATACTTTCCAAAAAAGTGTTTTCGGATGTAGTCGCCGGATTCTGTCGCATACTTTTGGAATTCCCCGTCAACGACCTCGCCCATGCGCTTGACCAGATGGCCGGTCTTGTCCGCGGCGAAGAGGGGATCCCAGTCGCTGCCCCAGATGACCTTGATGACATTCCAGCCCACGCCCCGGAACACGGCTTCCAATTCCTGAATGATCTGGCCGTTGCCGCGCACGGGGCCGTCGAGGCGCTGAAGGTTGCAGTTGATGACAAAGATGAGGTTGTCGAGTTGCTCGCGGGCAGCCAGGGAAATGGCGCCAAGCGTCTCCGGTTCGTCGCACTCGCCATCTCCGAGGAACGCCCACACCTTCTGGTCCGATTTCTTTTTCAACCCTCGGTCCTCGAGGTAGCGGATAAATCGAGCATGGTAGATGGCGGTGATGGGCCCGAGGCCCATGGAAACGGTCGGGAATTCCCAGAAATCCGGCATCAACCACGGGTGGGGGTAGGAGGAGAGTCCCCCGCCCTTGGAGAGCTCACGGCGAAAATTCTCCAAGTTCTCCCGTGAAAGTCGCCCTTCCAAAAACGCTCTTGCATAGATTCCCGGCGATGCGTGTCCCTGGAAATAGACAAAGTCCGGTTCCTGCGTTTCGCTCCGTCCGCGGAAAAAGTGATTGAAACCGACCTCATACAGCGTTGCGCTGGACGCAAACGTCGAGATATGGCCGCCAATGCTGCTGTCGGCGCGGTTCGCGCGCACCACCATCGCCATCGCATTCCACCGCACGAGACTTTTGATGCGACGCTCCAACTCGCGGTCGCCGGGATATGGGGGTTGCAGGTGCGCGGGAATGGTATTCGTGTAGGGCGTAACCGAAGTTACCGGCAGCCTGACGCCCATCCGTTGGGCGTGCTGCTGCAGGTCGCTCAACAGGTTGGCAACACGGTCCGGACCGCGGGAGTAGTACACGTCTTCCAACGAATCCAGCCAGTCTCGCGTCTCCAGTTGCTCGAGTTGCTCCGGGCTCAGATCGGAATCACTCATCGGTGAAGTTCCCTTCTTTCGGCATGCGAACGTACGGGCACCCAGCCCAAAACGCAAGTCTGAGGCGTTCTTTCAGCCTGCTGATTTCGTTGGGCTGCCCATGATAAAAAAATGGCATGACAGAACATCAACAAGCACGAATTTGCGGACGAATCAAAGCCTTCCGATATGCCATCAGGGGCATCGGCTTGCTGCTCACGCATCATGTCCACGGCCGAATCCACGCCGTGGCTGCCGTGCTAACCATATTGCTTGGGGCCTGGTTCCGAATCGAGCGCGCCGAATGGATGGCGGTCGCCCTGAGCATTGGGTTGGTCCTGGCTGCCGAGGCCATAAACAGCGCCCTGGAGGAGCTGGCAGACGCACTGCATCCCGGCCATCATCCCGCCATCGGACGCGCAAAAGACCTTGCCGCCGGAGGCGTTCTCGCGGCTTCTATTGCGGCCGCTGCCGTCGGAGGACTGGTTTTTGTGCCGAGGCTCCTTGCGCTCTAGATTGAACCCGGCTCACGCGCGGCCCATTGACGCGGAAGCGCCGACATCGCCCCGCGTCGGCTTCCATTCGTCGAACTCCTCCATCCGAGGGCTCTTTCGATTCGGAATACGGCCGGGATCCTGCCAAGGCTGATGAATTTAGCCCGTGCGCCGCGGGAGTTTCTGACACTCCGCCAGAAGTTCGGGCACGGCAGCGTCTAGCGCGCTTTCCGAGAAATCCGTGATGACATGGTCCGAAAGACCCCAATGCTCGACGTGAACGACGCGCGCACCCGGCTTGATCGCGGTTAGCGGACCCAGCGACTCGGTTTCCAACATGTCCGCGTTGGTGAACACCTCCGCATTGCATCCCATGTCGGGGTATACCGCGGCCGGGTCGAATTCATGGCGCTTGATGAAGGTGCCAAAAGGCAGCGCGTAGAGGATCCACCCTAGCGACGACCGGACCCCAATTTTTTGCGGCGATGTCGCTTGTCGGTCCTGGCGCATGAGAATGTAGCGCTCGCCCCACGTAAACCGTGCGTCATTCATTTTCGTGTATTTCCACAATACTAGGGGGCGAGCGGGGAGCAGGTTCTTTTGATGGCTGCCATAAGGCTCTTGCGGCAGGATAGCGGTTCCGCCTGGGGCCATCACGGAAAGCGCCCACGGAGCGACTGTCCACGTTTTCCGGCTTCGGTTTGTGAGGGTGTGCTCCACGCGGACGCTGCCACGGACCAGCCGGATCGCCATCGATTTTTGCAGGCCGCTGGGCGAGTCCGGTTTTTGGAGGAGCGTCAAAACGTCGCCTTTCCAAGTCCACTCAACAGGTGAATTGTCGGGAGCGTAGGAAAGCGGTTTGGATTCAGGCGCGATCCAGAGTCGGTGCCCTCCGTAAATCCGCCAGGATTTTCCCCCTTGAAGCCCCTGCTGATCCGGGTACTCGTGGAACACGTTCGCTCCTCCAACCCGGCCGTAGCGGATCACGCGCGGTCCCACATCCGTCGTGACCACCAGTTCGCTGCGTCCATCTGTCAGTCGCACACAGTTCGGCCAGCCGCCGTAAGCCATTTGATCACAAGAAATTTTACTCATTTTGTTCACCATCATTTTTTATTTTGCAGGACTTTTTTATCTCGCACGACCTGATTCCGTTGGCGCAAGCCCTGACTTGGCAAACCGCATGTGACGGGTATGTTTTAGGTATGCGAATTCGTTTTCTTGTGGCGTTTCTTATCCTTTGCTCTGGCTCCTTGTGGGCGGAAACGGAGCCACAGTCTCCCGCCCGCTTTGATTTGCGGCGGCCGAGGCCACCGCCTGTCTACAGTGGCCGGGCAGCAATTCATGAGACGCCCATTCAGGTCGCGCCGCCAGTCGAACAGCCTGAACCGGAGGGAACCGTTGTTGAGCCTACTTTCGTTCCTCAAAGGCCGACGGACGAACGGCGTCGACCGAGAATGATTCCGGCGCCGACCGAACCGCCGCCGCAGGATTCATCCCTGCTTCCGATCCGAAGATCCGGTCGGGACCGGCTTCGTCGGGAGGATTCGTTGCAATCACCGAACGATTCGGGGTGGGGGTGGCTGGCAAACGATATCGCCACCAACCGCGCCCGCAGAGCGGAGGCGGAGGCTAAAAATCGCGAGGCAGAAGAGGGCACTGAGGATGAAGAGGCCGCGATTTCAGACGAAGCCCGCGCCGCCCTTGCAGGTACGACGAACGCAGATCCCTTCGCCCGTTCCGCGATGATCGAATTTCGCGACCCCGCTCGGCGGCCGGAGAATGCGAGCCGCGATCCCCAATCGCGGGAGCGCGAAGGCGACGAGCTCGAAAGCGAAGATAGGCGAGATCTGGCAAAATTCGAAAACCTCGGCACGGACGCGGTCGATGAGGCTGCACAGCCGCGCGATCGCTGGTCGCCCCTGTTGGTGGATCAGGCTCCCTCGTTTGGCTTTCGCGTCGATACCCCGCGTTACGATGCCGGCTTGTCAAGCCTTTCGACGCCGCTCGAAAGTATCCGTCGGGAGGCGGCGCAACGAGAGCCGGAGCGCAAAGCGGACCCGCTGCGATCTTTTGAATTTCCGTTCTCGGCGCGGGAGGGAGTCTCTGCGATTTCTTCGGATTCGCCCTTCAGCGCGTTGCGGGGCGCGGGCGGTTCACCCATGGTTTCAGATTCACATTCTTCGCCCTGGCGGGGTGCGTCATTCACGCCGTTCCAGCTCGCTCCCACGGATCTCGCCCCGACGCCGGCCCCGGTGTTTTCCGCGACAATTTCCCAGCCCTTTTCCACTCCTGCCACACCGCCTTCCCCCGCCTCGTCGCTGGGCGGGATGGATCGGGACCACGAACGCGCCGTGCCGCGTGCGTTGCCCTGGTAGCGCGATTGCCCGACCCGACTGGCCCACGCAACGATCGAACGGCTCAGGATGCGCGGAGATAATTGACCGCGTTGATGAAAATAGAGAGCCCGGATCCGTATTCCGGCAGGGCGCCTCGCACTTTTTGAAAGTCCCAGTGAGGGTGATTTTCAGGAAACAGATACGCCTCCGGGTGCGGCATCAGCCCGAAGACGCGGCCGGTGGGATCGCACAGGCCGGCGATCGCCTTGACGGATCCGTTTGGGTTGTGGGGGAATCTTTGCGTCGGTTTGTTCGTTGTCGGATCGACATATCGGCATACGGCCAGTTTTTTGCGCTGGATCGCGGCGAGAACTGAAGACGAGGCGGGGTAAAGACGCCCCTCCCCATGCCGGACCGGCAGATCCATCTCGGTCAGTCCACGCGTGAAGATGCAGGGAGAGTGGGGTTCGAAGCGGACGCGGACCCACCGGTTGAGGAAATGCCCGCAGGCGTTCTGCATCAGCGAGACCGTCGGCTCGAACAGGTCAGCGCCGAGGCCAGGCAACAGTCCGAGCTTGGTGAGAATCTGGAATCCATTACAAACGCCGAGGATGATTCCGCCCCGCTCGAGGAATGCGCGCAGCTCTCCGCCCAGCCGCGTCCGGAGCCGGTTGGCAAAAACCAGCCCTGAGCCCATGTGGTCGCCAAATGAAAAACCGCCAATGAGCATCAAACCGGCCGCCTGACGCAACGGCGTCGGGTCTTCGATGACGTCGTGCAGGTGGGCCAACCGCGGCTCGGCGCCGGCGAGCCGCCAGGCGTGCGCCGACTCGGCTTCGCAATTCAGTCCATAACCGGTAA contains:
- the aceE gene encoding pyruvate dehydrogenase (acetyl-transferring), homodimeric type yields the protein MSDSDLSPEQLEQLETRDWLDSLEDVYYSRGPDRVANLLSDLQQHAQRMGVRLPVTSVTPYTNTIPAHLQPPYPGDRELERRIKSLVRWNAMAMVVRANRADSSIGGHISTFASSATLYEVGFNHFFRGRSETQEPDFVYFQGHASPGIYARAFLEGRLSRENLENFRRELSKGGGLSSYPHPWLMPDFWEFPTVSMGLGPITAIYHARFIRYLEDRGLKKKSDQKVWAFLGDGECDEPETLGAISLAAREQLDNLIFVINCNLQRLDGPVRGNGQIIQELEAVFRGVGWNVIKVIWGSDWDPLFAADKTGHLVKRMGEVVDGEFQKYATESGDYIRKHFFGKYPETLKLVEHLSDEQLTRLRLGGHDPEKIYAAYRAAVNHKGAPSVILARTIKGYGLGEAGEGKNITHQQKKLNEEELREFRRRFDIPISEDDIASAPFYRPAKDSLEMKYLMERRRALGGFLPKRTVRAKPITMPEDDVFAEFAKGTEGREVSTTMAFVRLLSKIVKDPHVGKLIVPIVPDEARTFGMESLFRQIGIYSHVGQLYEPVDAESLLYYKEAKDGQILEEGINEAGSISSFIAAGTAYANHGVNTIPFYIYYSMFGMQRVGDLVWLAGDSRCRGFLLGGTAGRTTLNGEGLQHQDGHSHLLAYPVPNLMSYDPAYAYEMAVIIREGIRRMYVNGESIFYYLTLYNENYAMPPMPTGAEEGILKGMYLFKPASLGNAKYRAQILGSGTILNEVVKAQAMLAESYGVAADVWSVTSYKELRRDAMEADRFNLLNPEEPPKVPYVSQCLNNTEGVIVAASDYVKMLPDSIQRWVNRPMYNLGTEGFGRSETRAKLRDFFEVDARYITLAVLTQLVRAGQMERKVLAQAIRQLDINPSKPNPLTD
- a CDS encoding diacylglycerol kinase family protein, with protein sequence MTEHQQARICGRIKAFRYAIRGIGLLLTHHVHGRIHAVAAVLTILLGAWFRIERAEWMAVALSIGLVLAAEAINSALEELADALHPGHHPAIGRAKDLAAGGVLAASIAAAAVGGLVFVPRLLAL
- a CDS encoding biotin/lipoyl-binding protein, which produces MAAIEIKLPSLGENVDTGDVVRVLVKVGDTVKPDQPILEMETGKATVEIPSPAGGVVAQVLVKEGAKARVGQPILVLESEASAAAPAAAPAPPPAPPPPPPPPPPHPPPTPRARPDALPHRSPGAGARSAGAGGRRADVE
- a CDS encoding phosphoribosylformylglycinamidine synthase subunit PurQ encodes the protein MRPPILILTGYGLNCEAESAHAWRLAGAEPRLAHLHDVIEDPTPLRQAAGLMLIGGFSFGDHMGSGLVFANRLRTRLGGELRAFLERGGIILGVCNGFQILTKLGLLPGLGADLFEPTVSLMQNACGHFLNRWVRVRFEPHSPCIFTRGLTEMDLPVRHGEGRLYPASSSVLAAIQRKKLAVCRYVDPTTNKPTQRFPHNPNGSVKAIAGLCDPTGRVFGLMPHPEAYLFPENHPHWDFQKVRGALPEYGSGLSIFINAVNYLRAS